A genomic region of Lytechinus pictus isolate F3 Inbred chromosome 2, Lp3.0, whole genome shotgun sequence contains the following coding sequences:
- the LOC135153330 gene encoding probable RNA-binding protein 19: protein MRAMATNRCPLTRRVFSQDKLYTLSLFSPSQIKEDKLRNTFSSKGDVTDIQLKFTKGGVFRKFAFIGFKTEVEAQNAVDFFNKSFLDSSRIQVELAKNLGDANLARPWSKYSEKSSAYQKKQKAKEEQESKDGKKTSDTNDILSNKRKKKKGLEGLDDLEDDPKFQEFLEAHNVQTDKGIWDNDAGISKKDKTEGGLDVIPSKNKLVTASGKKTVNEEEVSDDADNEDDDEGEEMEDDVEDDQTGKEANKKNLSDMDYLKSKMVKIQTEDEGIQDGSSEDESSSSDEESDEEEEEEKQDKKQVKTEIKEVPKAKTSPVNERVRKNKVKLMRSVRKDEKYERGDFTIKVRGVPFNVKEEDVVKFFAPLKITAIRAPLNERGQRTGVIFVEFSCEEDITKAMKRNREYMGRRYVELFREEAWNKNAYTKHQEDPPWAKQAAELENSEDTIAETGRLFVRNLAYICKEEDLELLFSQYGKTVRELVKSPCTVL, encoded by the exons ATGCGGGCGATGGCTACCAATAGATGTCCTTTGACTCGACGTGTATTCTCACAAGATAAACTCT ACacactttctttattttctccatCACAGATAAAGGAAGATAAACTAAGAAACACATTTTCAAGTAAAGGTGATGTGACAGACATACAGCTTAAGTTCACTAAAGGTGGCGTCTTCCGAAAGTTTGCTTTCATCGGATTCAAGACTGAAGTAGAAGCTCAGAATGCTGTAGACTTCTTTAATAAGTCTTTCCTTGATTCATCAAGAATTCAG GTTGAACTTGCAAAAAATCTAGGAGATGCCAACCTTGCTCGTCCTTGGAGCAAATATTCAGAGAAGAGCTCGGCATATCAGAAGAAGCAGAAAGCCAAGGAGGAACAAGAAAGCAAAGATGGCAAGAAAACCTCGGATACAAAT gataTTTTGAGCAACAAacggaaaaagaagaaggggtTAGAAGGCCTAGATGAT TTGGAAGATGATCCCAAATTTCAAGAGTTTTTAGAAGCTCACAATGTACAGACAGATAAAGGGATCTGGGATAACGATGCAGGAATCTCTAAGAAAGATAAGACAGAAGGTGGATTGGATGTGATCCCATCAAAAAATAAGCTAGTCACAG cTTCTGGCAAGAAGACTGTGAACGAGGAGGAAGTTagtgatgatgctgataatgagGACGATGATGAGGGAGAGGAGATGGAAGATGATGTCGAGGATGATCAGACTGGAAAAGAAGCAAATAAGAAAAATCTCTCAGATATGGAT TACCTAAAATCAAAGATGGTAAAAATTCAGACAGAAGATGAAGGAATTCAAGATGGAAGCAGTGAAGACGAGTCATCGTCATCAGATGAGGAAAGtgacgaagaagaagaggaagaaaagcaGGATAAGAAGCAAGTAAAAACAGAGATAAAAGAAGTTCCTAAAGCCAAGACATCACCTGTTAATGAAAGAGTCAGGAAGAATAAG GTGAAACTGATGAGAAGTGTcagaaaagatgaaaaatatgaGAGAGGAGACTTCACTATTAAAGTACGAGGGGTGCCTTTCAATGTTAAAGAG gaAGATGTGGTGAAATTCTTTGCTCCGCTGAAGATAACGGCCATTCGAGCACCTCTGAATGAGAGAGGACAAAGGACTG GTGTAATATTTGTTGAGTTTTCGTGTGAAGAAGACATCACAAAAGCTatgaaaagaaatagagaatatATGG GAAGGAGATATGTTGAGTTATTTCGTGAAGAAGCTTGGAATAAGAATGCATATACTAAACATCAAGAAGATCCTCCATGGGCTAAACAG GCTGCTGAGTTGGAAAATTCAGAAGATACTATTGCTGAG ACTGGGCGTCTTTTTGTCAGAAATCTTGCCTACATCTGTAAAGAGGAAGACTTAGAACTTTTGTTTAGTCAATATGGTAAGACAGTTAGGGAGCTTGTCAAAAGTCCATGCACCGTTCTATAG